The genome window ACCCCTCTTCCTTGATGCTCCGGATTTTGCCCCCCAGGCGTTCCTCCCGCTCCACCAGGGTCACGTCCAGTTCAAATCCCTCCTGCGCGGCCCGGGTTTTCAGCAGGTACGCGGTGGCGAGCCCTGAGATGCCGCCGCCGGCCACAATCGCCTTTTTCATGGTTCTCTCTCCTTCCGCTGTAGATAAACTGTCTTTGTACGGTTATTCGAGTTTGCCGAGGACATCCGCAATGGTCTCGAACGCGGTGGCGAGGCGTTCCTGGTCCCCTTCGGGCAGCCGGGCGAAGAGCTGCCGGTAGTTTTCGACGATGCCGTGCCTCAGTTCGCGGATGAGCTCTTCACCCCGGTCGGTGGTGTAGATGATCACCTGGCGGCGGTTATCTTCATCCACGGCCCGATAGACGATGCCCAGGTTGACGAGGCGTTCCACCATCTCGCTGGCTGAACTCATGGCGATTCCCAGCTCCCGGGCCAGCAGGTTAAGGGGGCAGCTCCCCTTGTCGTAAATGGTGAGGAGCATCTTGTACTGGTTGTAGGTCAGGTCCATGCCGTCGTGCACGAGGCTCCTGATCCGCCCCATCACGCGCATGATCACGGGGTACAACTGCGCTATCCGTTCAATCTGTTCCATACGATCATCCCTGTTACGGTATACGAAATGTTCGGGTTCCTAAATATTAGACTGATGAACTGATCCTGTCAACCCCTGTTCATTGACAGGGGGGCAAAGTACCATTACATTCTGAGGGCCACATCATCGTGAAAGGATCTATGTCATGGCGCAGCACGACTATTATGAAACCCTCGGCCTGAAGAAAGGGGCTTCCGAAGAGGAAATCAAGAAGGCCTACCGCAAACTGGCCATCACGTATCACCCGGACAAAAACCCCGGCAACGCCGAGGCTGAGGAAAAATTCAAGGAGATCAACGAGGCTTATGCTGTCCTCTCCGATCCCCAGAAGCGGGCCCAGTACGATCAGTTCGGTTCCAGCGGATTCCACCAGCGCTTCTCCCAGGAAGACATCTTCCGGGGGTTCGATGTGGGGGATATGTTCAAGGATATGGGGGTCGGTACCGACGATATCTTTTCCCGCATATTCGGAGGAGGATTCCGCCAGGGAGGCTTCGGCTTCACAGGGACACGGCAGCGGGGCGAGGATTTCACCATGGAGCTTTCCGTCACCTTCCGGGAGGCTTACGCGGGCTGCGACAAGCGGGTCGCGTACCGGCGGGGCGGCACGCGGGAAGATATCTCCGTCAAGGTCCCGGCCGGCGTCGAAACCGGGGCGCGCCTGCGGGTGGCGGGCAAGGGAGGGTTCGGCAGCGCCAGCCCGGGGGACCTTTACCTGATTGTCAAGGTGGGGGGCGATCCGCAGTTCCACCGGGACGGGGATGACATCGTGGTGGAACGGGAGATCAGGTTCACCGACGCGACTCTCGGCACGAGCCTCGACGTGCGACCCTGGAGGGGACCAAGCGGGTCAAGGTTCCCGCCGGCATTCAGCCCGGTACCAGGATTCGCCTGAAGGGCCTGGGTTTTCCCCACATGGGGAAAACGGGCAAGGGTGATCTCTACGTGCGCATCAGCGTAGCAGTTCCCCGGTCCCTTTCCGCCGAGCAAAAAAATATTCTGGAAAAACTGCGTGAGGCAGGGCTGTAGCGAGGGAGCCGTCTGAATCCCGGCGTAAAGAAGATGGGTATGGCATGAAAAACCCCCCGGAGCCGCGGCTCCGGGGGGTTTTTCATGCTCTACTCTGCTGGGCGGCTACGGCCGCAGTTCGATGGCCGCTCCCTTGCGCAGGTCAGCCACCCACTGGTTGAAGCGGTCTTCCGATTTTTTGCGGTACACCAGGTCCTCCACCTCGGGCTTGACCTGCTCGAACGGCTTGGGGGTGCCGAGGGAGCGCTCCTCCAGCTTGACGATGTGGAGCCCCGTGGCGGTGTAGATGAGATCGCTCACCTCGCCCGGCTGCATCCGTACCAGTTGCTCCTCGAATTCCGGCAGGATGTCCCCCTTGTGGAAGGTTCCCAGATCGCCACCGTTGCCCTTGGCTGCCGGATCGTCGGAATACTGGCGCGCCAGCTCGGCAAAGTCTTTGCCCGCCCGGGCCTCGTGCAGGACGGTCATGGCCGTGGTCATCACCTTTTTCACCTGCTCGGCGGACATCGTATCGTCGAGCTTGAAATAGATGTTCCGCGCCCTGAAGATATCCTCTGCCCCGAACTTCGCCTTGTTCGCCTCGTAGTACTCCCGCATCTCCCGCTCACCCACCTGGATCTTGGAGCGCACTTCCTGGCTCACGAGCCGCAGCCGCTCCAACTGCTCCTTGATCTGGGCCTTGTACTGGTCAAAGGAGAGCCCCTGGTTGGCCAGGGCCGCCACAAGGGCCTCCTGGGAGAGCTTGTTCTGCCGTTTCACGTCTTCAATGGCCTGACGTACCTCCTCCTCTCCCACCCGGATGTCGAGTTCGCGGATCTTCTGTTCCACGAGTTTCTTGTCGATGAGCCGGTTGAGGGCGACCTCGTCCAGGTTGGCAAGGGTCTTGGGGTCGGGAGGCGGCTGCTGGCGCTCGGCTTCCTTGAGAAAAGCCCGTTTCTCCTTGTCCACGGCGTAGGAGGTGACGATCTCATCGTTAACAACGGCGAGGATTCGGCTTATCACCTCGGCTGACGAGAGGGACGTGAGGATGAGGACGATGGCGAGAGATAAAGGTATGAGGCGTTTGATCATGGTCCGTTGTCTGCACATGAAAGAGGAGGGGGCGACCCCTGGTGCGGTACCGCCCCCTCCTGAAGGTGATTACGTCACTACTTGGCGGTGGGTGCCGCGGCAGGCTGGGCGGGAGCGGGATGCTCGGCCGCCGCGCTCTGGCCGCCGAGCCCCTTGAGCACGTCTTCCTTGATGGAGATCGTCGCGCCCTTCTTGATGTCTTCCTTGAGCTTCTGGAAGACTTCCTGCTGCTTGCCCGGCAGGACTGCGGCCTTGATCTGGTCCTTCACTTCCTCAAGGGTACGTTCGCCGGCGGGACGCTTGCCGGTCACCTTGATGATGTGGTAGCCGAACTGGGTCCTGACGATGCCGGAGGTCTCCCCTTCCTTGAGGCCGAAGGCGGCCTTCTCGAATTCGGGGACCATGTTCCCCTTGCTGAACCAGCCCAGATCGCCACCCTTGGCGGCGGCTGAGTCGATGGAGTGTTTCTTGGCCAGCTCTTCGAAGTTGGCTCCGCCCTTGAGCTCCTTTACGATCTCCCGGGCGAGCTTTTCATCCCGCACGAGGATGTGGCTGGCCTTGATCTGGGCGCCGGACTTGAACTTGTCCTTGTTCTGCTCGTAGAACTTCTTGAGTTCCTCGTCGGATACCTTGACCTCTTCCTCGACCTTCTTCTTGAGGTATGCCTCCACCACGACGCGCTTCTTGAGCTCTTCCACCCGGTCGGCAATCTCGGCACTCTTGTCGACGCCGTCTTTCTTTGCCTGCTGGTAGAGGAGCTCGCGCACCACCATGGTGTCCAGCAGTTCCTTTTTCCCCTCCGGCGTGTCCGCCATGGGCTTCAGGTAGGGAGGCAGCCCCTCAAGCTCCTTGTTGAAACTTTCCACGGTGATGGCGTCACCGTTGACTTCCACGAGAACCTGGCCTGCCTTTTTGGCCGGAGCTGCCGTCGTGCCGGACTCGGTCTTGCCCTTGCAGCCGCCGAGGGCAGCCAGGCAGAGGGAGACCGAAAGGATGGTGACGATAGTGTGTCTCTTCACGGACGAACTCCTTTTAGCTAACTGATTTAACTACTGAACAACCTTGCGAAAGCTAGCACATCACCCTAGCCTTTTCAAGAGATTTCTGGCTTCGGCCAGGACCCCCTCGAAGCTGGTGTCGGCCAGTTCCGCCACGAGACGG of Geobacter anodireducens contains these proteins:
- a CDS encoding MarR family transcriptional regulator; translation: MEQIERIAQLYPVIMRVMGRIRSLVHDGMDLTYNQYKMLLTIYDKGSCPLNLLARELGIAMSSASEMVERLVNLGIVYRAVDEDNRRQVIIYTTDRGEELIRELRHGIVENYRQLFARLPEGDQERLATAFETIADVLGKLE
- a CDS encoding peptidylprolyl isomerase — its product is MIKRLIPLSLAIVLILTSLSSAEVISRILAVVNDEIVTSYAVDKEKRAFLKEAERQQPPPDPKTLANLDEVALNRLIDKKLVEQKIRELDIRVGEEEVRQAIEDVKRQNKLSQEALVAALANQGLSFDQYKAQIKEQLERLRLVSQEVRSKIQVGEREMREYYEANKAKFGAEDIFRARNIYFKLDDTMSAEQVKKVMTTAMTVLHEARAGKDFAELARQYSDDPAAKGNGGDLGTFHKGDILPEFEEQLVRMQPGEVSDLIYTATGLHIVKLEERSLGTPKPFEQVKPEVEDLVYRKKSEDRFNQWVADLRKGAAIELRP
- a CDS encoding peptidylprolyl isomerase gives rise to the protein MKRHTIVTILSVSLCLAALGGCKGKTESGTTAAPAKKAGQVLVEVNGDAITVESFNKELEGLPPYLKPMADTPEGKKELLDTMVVRELLYQQAKKDGVDKSAEIADRVEELKKRVVVEAYLKKKVEEEVKVSDEELKKFYEQNKDKFKSGAQIKASHILVRDEKLAREIVKELKGGANFEELAKKHSIDSAAAKGGDLGWFSKGNMVPEFEKAAFGLKEGETSGIVRTQFGYHIIKVTGKRPAGERTLEEVKDQIKAAVLPGKQQEVFQKLKEDIKKGATISIKEDVLKGLGGQSAAAEHPAPAQPAAAPTAK